A window of Zingiber officinale cultivar Zhangliang chromosome 5A, Zo_v1.1, whole genome shotgun sequence contains these coding sequences:
- the LOC121980219 gene encoding golgin subfamily A member 6-like protein 22 has translation MERTYFCGKPSIHSAFFTYGLKDFKPKLPFKLLPLPIATSREAHGILTSLNPCPKVHDGETLQLLLDVAPSEISPQFFSLGLSTEHCENKKPASLGFQTSVSSVKYEKGSTNCESAQGVSHKEIQRRLKIGAANRGRIPWNKGKKHSEETRERIKKKTLEALSNPKVRKKMSQFHHRHSDQSKSRISSSLKKIWEERRKIKRLQAQCYTMWARTIAEAAKIGTDDQEELEWDDFEKMKADFMTQQVKLKEEKERAKVRVKLRAEMVARERAEKIAKLAEQRKLRKQMMEDKQVESFSREKSDREKKIPLSKSLKLKARLTKFRERKKQLSNSWKFEADMIEEPRPEFKKWDMEVIKNESLKQISLADQIEAVKNRTELSGIEIVANASID, from the exons ATGGAAAGGACTTACTTTTGTGGGAAGCCAAG TATTCATTCAGCATTCTTCACCTATGGtttgaaagattttaaacctAAACTTCCATTCAAGCTGTTGCCACTTCCAATAGCTACATCAAGAGAGGCACACGGAATATTGACATCCCTTAATCCCTGTCCAAAAGTTCATGATGGAGAAACATTGCAACTTTTGCTTGATGTAGCACCATCCGAAATTAGTCCTCAATTCTTTAGTTTAGGTTTATCAACTGAGCATTGTGAAAACAAGAAACCCGCCAGCCTTGGATTTCAGACTTCTGTATCCAGTGTGAAGTATGAGAAAGGTTCCACTAATTGTGAAAGTGCTCAAGGTGTCTCCCATAAAGAAATCCAGAGAAGACTGAAGATTGGCGCAGCAAACAGAGGCAGGATACCTTGGAACAAAGGAAAGAAACACAGTGAAG AGACTCGTGAACGCATTAAGAAAAAAACACTGGAGGCCTTAAGCAACCCCAAG GTCCGGAAGAAGATGTCTCAATTCCATCATAGGCACAG TGACCAGAGCAAATCTAGGATTAGTTCTTCCCTAAAAAAGATATGGGAAGAGCGTCGAAAAATTAAACGACTACAAGCCCAATGCTACACAATGTGGGCAAGAACTATTGCTGAAGCAGCAAAAATAGGAACTGATGACCAAGAGGAATTAGAATGGGATGACTTTGAGAAAATGAAAGCAGATTTCATGACCCAACAAGTAAAActcaaagaagagaaagaaagggcAAAAGTACGTGTGAAGCTAAGAGCTGAAATGGTTGCGAGGGAGAGGGCTGAAAAAATTGCAAAGCTCGCTGAACAAAGGAAACTACGGAAACAAATGATGGAAGATAAACAGGTGGAGTCATTTTCAAGAGAGAAATCTGACAGAGAAAAGAAGATACCATTATCCAAAAGTTTAAAACTCAAGGCAAGATTAACTAAG TTTCGTGAACGCAAGAAGCAACTAAGCAATTCCTGGAAATTTGAAGCTGACATGATTGAAGAACCGAGGCCAGAGTTTAAGAAATGGGACATGGAAGTgattaaaaatgaaagtttgaaaCAAATCTCACTTGCTGATCAAATCGAAGCCGTGAAGAACAGAACAGAGTTGTCAGGAATAGAAATTGTAGCAAATGCATCCATAGATTAG